One window from the genome of Variovorax sp. PAMC26660 encodes:
- a CDS encoding Bug family tripartite tricarboxylate transporter substrate binding protein — MNFLASSKHSRRTATRLLAVAALCAASGAHAQQVAVPKTLRLIVAYPAGGVSDVVARALGDRLAAQMGTTVIVDNRAGASGAIGMDAVAKAAPDGATLGFSAISPLVLSPHLGKLPFDPLKDVAPVASVMYSPVLLIATPASKAKDFRALIDEAKAHPGAVRWATSGSASLGHIVLEQLHAAAGVDITHVPYKGGGQQLNDAIGGQFEILSTNASPTLSSHIQSGKLRPLAVGAPARLESLPQVPTLGELGYKAANINSVFGVFAPAATPPALIARYNAEINKALASPELRAKLTATDNVPTGGSPAAFAKEIASEFESNGRIVKAASIKAD, encoded by the coding sequence ATGAACTTTCTCGCTTCCTCGAAGCATTCGCGCCGCACGGCGACCCGACTCCTGGCCGTTGCCGCGCTGTGCGCTGCCTCCGGCGCGCACGCGCAACAGGTTGCCGTTCCCAAGACCTTGCGCCTCATCGTCGCGTATCCGGCAGGCGGCGTCAGCGACGTGGTCGCGCGTGCATTGGGCGACCGGCTCGCCGCGCAGATGGGCACCACGGTGATCGTCGACAACCGTGCGGGTGCCAGCGGCGCCATCGGCATGGACGCCGTGGCCAAGGCCGCGCCCGACGGTGCGACGCTGGGCTTTTCGGCCATCAGCCCGCTGGTGCTGAGCCCGCACCTGGGCAAGCTGCCCTTCGATCCGCTGAAGGACGTGGCACCGGTGGCGAGCGTGATGTATTCGCCGGTGCTGCTGATCGCCACGCCGGCCAGCAAGGCGAAGGATTTCCGCGCGCTGATCGACGAAGCCAAGGCGCATCCGGGCGCGGTGCGCTGGGCGACGTCGGGCTCGGCGTCGCTGGGGCACATCGTGCTGGAGCAGTTGCATGCGGCGGCGGGTGTGGACATCACGCACGTGCCCTACAAGGGCGGCGGCCAGCAGCTCAACGATGCGATCGGCGGGCAGTTCGAGATTTTGTCGACCAATGCGAGCCCGACGCTCTCGTCGCACATCCAGTCGGGCAAGCTGCGCCCGCTGGCCGTGGGTGCGCCGGCGCGGCTGGAAAGCCTGCCGCAGGTGCCCACGCTGGGCGAGCTGGGCTACAAGGCGGCGAACATCAATTCGGTGTTCGGCGTGTTCGCGCCCGCTGCCACGCCGCCCGCTTTGATCGCCCGGTACAACGCCGAGATCAACAAGGCGCTGGCCAGCCCCGAGCTGCGCGCCAAGCTCACGGCCACCGACAACGTGCCGACCGGCGGCAGCCCGGCCGCCTTTGCCAAGGAGATCGCCAGCGAGTTCGAGAGCAACGGTCGTATCGTGAAGGCCGCAAGCATCAAGGCCGATTGA